From the genome of Streptococcus marmotae, one region includes:
- a CDS encoding diacylglycerol/lipid kinase family protein, translating to MKTIREMIVYILANPHAGNGQAFTIVKDIQRTYPQVRIESYVTASKNDEYAQVEAILSVFRKEQDRFLILGGDGTLSKVLSVWPQELPFAYFPTGSGNDFARAVGIRSWQQVMETILTIPPVPICVLSMPEGVVINSLDIGYPARVIAHSEKTALKKWFNRLKIGKLTYIFFGVLGLFNSSQLSACIEINHQKMELEHLFFLSIANNTYFGGGIMIWPEAHITKPQMDLVYVSAPSIFQRIKALLELILKRHKTSSVLHHVTAETVKLTLPHEIVAQVDGELQTLQQLTISCQTRYYYLGKE from the coding sequence ATGAAAACGATTAGAGAAATGATTGTATATATTTTAGCAAATCCTCATGCCGGAAATGGTCAGGCTTTTACAATCGTGAAAGACATTCAAAGAACTTATCCACAAGTGCGGATAGAAAGTTATGTTACAGCGAGTAAAAATGATGAATATGCACAAGTAGAAGCGATTTTATCCGTTTTTCGGAAAGAACAGGACCGTTTCTTGATTTTAGGTGGAGATGGAACGTTATCGAAAGTGTTGTCTGTTTGGCCACAAGAGCTTCCTTTTGCCTACTTTCCCACTGGATCAGGAAATGATTTTGCGCGTGCTGTTGGCATTCGGTCGTGGCAGCAAGTGATGGAAACGATATTGACAATTCCACCTGTACCAATTTGTGTGTTAAGTATGCCAGAAGGAGTGGTCATCAATAGTTTAGACATTGGCTATCCTGCCCGTGTTATTGCACATTCTGAAAAAACAGCCTTAAAAAAATGGTTTAATCGACTAAAAATCGGAAAGTTGACCTATATTTTCTTTGGAGTTCTTGGTTTGTTTAATTCTTCCCAATTATCAGCTTGTATTGAAATCAATCATCAGAAGATGGAATTGGAGCATCTCTTTTTTCTCTCTATTGCAAACAACACTTACTTTGGTGGTGGGATCATGATTTGGCCAGAGGCTCATATTACAAAGCCACAAATGGACCTTGTCTATGTTTCAGCACCTTCGATTTTCCAGCGTATCAAGGCCTTGTTAGAATTGATTTTAAAACGTCACAAGACCTCTTCTGTGTTGCATCATGTCACAGCAGAAACTGTTAAATTGACATTGCCTCATGAAATAGTTGCTCAAGTAGACGGAGAATTACAGACGCTTCAACAGCTGACCATTAGCTGCCAAACACGCTATTATTATCTTGGAAAGGAATAA
- a CDS encoding DUF951 domain-containing protein, translating to MYKLESIVEMKKPHACVIKSTGKKANAWEVMRLGADIKIRCTNCDHLVMMSRHDFERKMKKVLQP from the coding sequence ATGTACAAATTAGAAAGTATCGTTGAAATGAAAAAGCCACATGCTTGTGTCATCAAATCAACAGGTAAAAAGGCAAATGCTTGGGAAGTCATGCGCTTAGGAGCAGATATTAAAATTCGTTGCACCAACTGCGATCATCTTGTCATGATGAGCCGTCATGATTTTGAGCGGAAGATGAAGAAAGTCTTGCAACCGTAG
- the ychF gene encoding redox-regulated ATPase YchF: MALTAGIVGLPNVGKSTLFNAITKAGAEAANYPFATIDPNVGMVEVPDERLQKLTELITPKKTVPTTFEFTDIAGIVKGASKGEGLGNKFLANIREVDAIVHVVRAFDDENVMREQGRESAFVDPMADIETINLELILADLESVNKRYARVEKMARTQKDKDSVAEFTVLQKIKPVLEDGKSARTIDFTEEEQKVVKGLFLLTTKPVLYVANVSEEDVADPDNIDYVKQIREFAATENAEVVVISARAEEEISELDEADKAEFLEAMGLTESGVDKLTRTAYHLLGLGTYFTAGEKEVRAWTFKRGIKAPQAAGIIHSDFEKGFIRAVTMSYDDLMSYGSEKAVKEAGRLREEGKEYIVQDGDIMEFRFNV; this comes from the coding sequence ATGGCTTTAACAGCAGGTATCGTTGGCTTACCAAATGTTGGAAAATCAACCCTATTTAATGCGATTACAAAGGCAGGAGCAGAAGCAGCAAACTATCCCTTTGCGACCATTGATCCCAATGTCGGAATGGTAGAAGTACCAGATGAGCGCTTGCAGAAATTAACAGAACTGATTACTCCTAAAAAGACAGTCCCAACAACTTTTGAATTTACAGATATTGCAGGAATTGTCAAAGGGGCTTCTAAGGGGGAAGGTCTTGGAAATAAATTCTTGGCCAATATCCGTGAGGTAGATGCGATTGTCCATGTTGTTCGTGCATTTGATGATGAAAATGTCATGCGGGAACAAGGGCGTGAGTCTGCTTTTGTGGATCCAATGGCTGATATTGAAACAATTAATTTAGAATTGATCTTGGCAGATTTAGAGAGTGTCAACAAACGCTATGCGCGTGTGGAAAAAATGGCTCGTACACAAAAGGATAAGGATTCAGTAGCAGAATTTACTGTTTTACAAAAAATCAAACCAGTTTTAGAAGACGGTAAATCTGCTCGAACCATTGATTTCACAGAAGAAGAGCAAAAGGTTGTGAAAGGCTTATTCCTTTTAACGACAAAACCAGTTCTTTATGTGGCAAATGTTAGCGAAGAGGATGTAGCAGATCCAGATAATATTGACTACGTGAAGCAAATTCGTGAGTTTGCAGCGACAGAAAATGCAGAGGTTGTCGTTATTTCGGCGCGTGCAGAAGAAGAAATTTCTGAACTTGATGAAGCAGATAAGGCTGAATTTTTAGAAGCAATGGGCTTAACGGAATCAGGTGTTGATAAATTAACACGAACTGCTTATCATTTGCTGGGTCTAGGAACCTACTTTACAGCAGGCGAAAAGGAAGTGCGTGCATGGACCTTTAAACGTGGTATCAAAGCCCCACAAGCTGCTGGTATCATCCATTCAGACTTTGAAAAAGGCTTTATCCGTGCTGTGACCATGTCCTATGATGACCTCATGTCCTATGGTAGTGAAAAAGCTGTTAAAGAAGCAGGACGTCTTCGTGAGGAAGGAAAAGAATACATTGTCCAAGATGGTGACATTATGGAATTCCGCTTTAATGTGTAA
- the pth gene encoding aminoacyl-tRNA hydrolase, with protein MTKLIVGLGNPGDRYENTKHNVGFMFIDRIAEKENVTFSHDKIFQAEIASTFINGEKIYLVKPTTFMNESGKAVHALLAYYGLEIEDLLVVYDDLDMVVGKVRFRQKGSAGGHNGIKSIIKHLDSQEFDRIKIGIGRPKNGMTVVQHVLSQFDTNDRIAVELTLEKLDDFVNFYLQENDAEKIMRKYNN; from the coding sequence ATGACAAAATTAATTGTAGGCTTAGGCAATCCAGGAGATCGCTATGAGAATACTAAGCATAATGTTGGTTTTATGTTTATTGACCGGATTGCAGAGAAAGAAAATGTGACCTTTAGCCATGACAAGATTTTTCAGGCAGAGATTGCTTCAACCTTTATAAATGGTGAAAAAATCTATCTCGTTAAGCCGACGACCTTTATGAATGAATCTGGTAAGGCCGTCCATGCCCTCTTAGCCTATTATGGGTTAGAAATAGAGGATTTATTAGTCGTTTATGATGATTTAGATATGGTGGTCGGAAAAGTACGTTTTCGTCAGAAAGGGTCGGCAGGTGGTCACAATGGCATCAAGAGTATCATTAAACATCTGGACAGTCAGGAATTTGATCGCATTAAGATTGGAATTGGCAGGCCAAAGAATGGTATGACCGTTGTTCAGCATGTCCTGTCTCAATTTGATACCAATGATCGTATTGCAGTTGAGTTAACCTTGGAAAAACTTGACGACTTTGTAAACTTTTATTTACAAGAAAACGATGCAGAAAAGATAATGAGAAAGTATAATAATTAA
- the mfd gene encoding transcription-repair coupling factor encodes MNIIELVNRNRQIDKWQAGLYQSKRQLIMGLSGTMKALVMASVFDVMDEKCLIVTPTQNEAEKLTQELMNILGSDVVYNFFTDDNPVAEFVFASNDRTKARLDSLNFLLDRKKSGIIVASMAACRILLPNPLSYQQASIQLAIGEECEVDKLVKKLQEIGYKKVSRVLSQGEFSQRGDILDIFEMSQEHPYRLEFFGDEIDGIRQFDSESQLSIETIEELFITPASDMIFSSEDFLRAEKKLTDNLQTLQQQEQISYIEEVLADVKQTYRHPDSRKFLSYFYEKEWTLLDYLPRHTPVFFDDFHKIADRHAQFDVEVAELLTQDLQNNKSLSTLHYFASTYSSFRKYKPATYFSVFQKGLGNLTFDAIYQFNQHSMQEFFNQIPLLQDELRHYAKSSHTVILQAESHSSLQRLQKTLQEYEIELPFVEPNDIEIGQQQITIGQLSTGFHFLDEKIALITEHEIFHKKIKRKVRRNTISNAERLKDYSELSVGDYVVHSVHGVGQYLGIETIEISGIHRDYLSIQYQNNDRISLPVEQIDVLSKYLASDGKTPKLNKLNDGRFQRTKQKVVKQVEDIADDLIRLYAERSQLKGFAFSPDDENQVEFDQHFTYVETEDQLRSIQEIKKDMEKSSPMDRLLVGDVGFGKTEVAMRAAFKAVNDGKQVAILVPTTVLAQQHFANFQSRFAEFPVNIDVMSRFKTKAEQEATLEKLKKGQVDILIGTHRLLSKDVEFADLGLLVIDEEQRFGVKHKERLKELKSKIDVLTLTATPIPRTLQMSMLGIRDLSVIETPPTNRYPVQTYVLETNPTIIRDAILREMDRGGQVYYLYNKVDTIEQKVSELRELVPEATIGFVHGQMSEIQLENTLLSFIEGEYDVLVTTTIIETGVDIPNANTLFIENADHMGLSTLYQLRGRVGRSNRIAYAYLMYRPDKNLTEVAEKRLEAIKGFTDLGSGFKIAMQDLSIRGAGNILGAAQSGFIDSVGYELYSQLLENAILEKQGKQARREKSNTELNLSIDAYLPSDYITDQRQKIEIYKRIKQLENRVDYEELQDELIDRFGEYPDVVAYLLEIGLLKSYFDQLFAQKVERKQEQIIVTFEEMSGQIFLMQDYFEALSATKLKARISENKGRVELVFLSDKKKDYQIIEELMHFAEKMLEIKARKNS; translated from the coding sequence ATGAATATCATTGAATTAGTCAATCGTAATAGGCAAATTGACAAGTGGCAAGCAGGTTTATATCAATCAAAGCGTCAGCTCATCATGGGACTTTCAGGAACAATGAAGGCCCTCGTCATGGCATCAGTATTTGATGTAATGGATGAAAAATGTTTGATTGTAACACCAACTCAGAATGAAGCTGAGAAGTTAACCCAAGAATTGATGAATATCCTGGGAAGTGATGTTGTTTACAACTTCTTTACAGATGACAACCCTGTAGCTGAATTTGTTTTTGCTTCTAATGATCGCACAAAGGCTCGATTAGACAGTCTGAACTTTCTTCTAGATAGAAAGAAATCAGGGATTATTGTAGCTAGTATGGCTGCTTGCCGTATTCTATTGCCTAATCCTTTGTCTTATCAACAAGCTAGTATTCAATTAGCAATAGGAGAAGAATGTGAAGTTGACAAACTTGTAAAGAAATTACAAGAAATCGGCTATAAAAAAGTTTCTCGTGTCTTATCCCAAGGTGAATTTAGTCAACGTGGAGACATTCTTGATATTTTTGAAATGAGTCAAGAACATCCCTATCGTTTGGAATTTTTTGGCGATGAGATTGATGGGATACGTCAGTTTGATAGTGAGAGTCAATTGTCGATTGAAACAATTGAAGAGTTGTTTATCACACCAGCTTCTGATATGATTTTTTCTTCAGAAGATTTTTTGCGTGCTGAAAAAAAGTTGACAGATAATTTACAAACATTACAGCAGCAAGAACAGATTTCATATATAGAGGAGGTCTTAGCAGATGTCAAACAGACCTACCGTCACCCAGATAGTCGGAAATTTCTATCTTATTTCTATGAAAAAGAATGGACTTTACTCGATTATCTTCCTAGGCACACACCAGTATTTTTTGATGATTTTCATAAAATAGCTGATCGACATGCTCAATTTGATGTAGAAGTTGCAGAACTGTTGACACAAGATTTACAAAATAACAAGTCTCTGTCAACGTTACATTATTTTGCATCTACCTACTCATCTTTTAGAAAATACAAACCTGCAACCTACTTTTCTGTCTTTCAAAAAGGATTAGGTAATCTCACATTTGATGCAATTTACCAATTTAATCAACATTCCATGCAGGAGTTCTTCAATCAAATTCCGTTATTGCAAGACGAATTGAGACACTATGCTAAGTCTTCACATACGGTTATTCTTCAAGCAGAGTCACATTCTTCTTTACAACGTTTACAAAAAACATTACAGGAATATGAGATTGAACTGCCTTTTGTTGAGCCTAATGATATAGAAATAGGTCAGCAACAAATTACCATTGGTCAGTTATCAACGGGATTTCATTTCTTAGATGAGAAGATTGCCTTGATTACTGAGCATGAGATTTTTCATAAAAAGATCAAGCGCAAAGTCCGTCGGAATACGATTTCAAATGCTGAACGATTAAAGGATTATAGTGAATTGTCTGTTGGCGATTATGTAGTCCACTCTGTTCACGGTGTTGGGCAATACCTTGGAATTGAAACAATTGAAATATCGGGAATTCATCGCGATTATTTGAGTATTCAATACCAGAACAATGATCGTATTTCCCTACCAGTTGAGCAAATTGATGTATTGTCCAAGTATCTTGCTTCAGATGGTAAAACACCCAAACTCAATAAATTAAATGATGGTCGTTTCCAACGAACCAAGCAGAAGGTAGTAAAACAAGTTGAAGATATTGCCGATGATTTGATTCGTCTTTATGCAGAGCGTAGTCAATTAAAAGGCTTTGCTTTCTCACCTGATGATGAAAATCAAGTCGAGTTTGACCAGCATTTCACTTATGTTGAAACAGAAGACCAACTTCGTTCCATACAAGAAATTAAAAAAGATATGGAAAAATCATCTCCAATGGATCGTCTATTGGTAGGAGATGTTGGTTTTGGTAAAACAGAAGTTGCCATGCGTGCTGCCTTTAAAGCAGTTAATGATGGGAAACAAGTTGCTATTTTAGTTCCGACAACAGTTTTAGCTCAGCAACATTTTGCGAATTTCCAAAGTCGTTTTGCAGAGTTTCCCGTTAATATTGATGTGATGAGCCGTTTTAAGACCAAGGCTGAGCAAGAAGCGACACTTGAAAAACTCAAAAAAGGCCAAGTAGATATTTTGATTGGAACCCACCGCTTATTGTCAAAAGATGTTGAATTTGCTGATTTGGGGCTTTTAGTCATTGATGAAGAGCAGCGTTTTGGAGTAAAGCATAAAGAGCGCTTGAAAGAATTGAAAAGTAAAATAGATGTTCTGACATTAACAGCAACGCCTATTCCAAGAACATTGCAGATGTCTATGTTGGGAATTCGCGATTTATCTGTTATTGAAACACCACCGACAAATCGCTACCCTGTTCAAACTTATGTTTTAGAAACAAATCCAACGATTATTCGCGATGCTATTTTACGAGAGATGGATAGAGGTGGACAAGTTTACTATCTTTACAATAAAGTTGACACTATTGAACAAAAAGTGTCTGAATTGAGAGAGTTGGTACCAGAAGCAACAATTGGTTTTGTTCATGGGCAAATGTCAGAGATTCAACTGGAAAATACGCTCCTATCCTTTATTGAAGGGGAATATGATGTATTAGTGACAACCACTATTATTGAAACAGGGGTGGATATTCCAAATGCCAATACCCTATTTATTGAAAATGCAGATCATATGGGATTGTCAACCTTGTATCAATTGAGAGGTCGTGTTGGTCGTTCAAACCGCATTGCGTATGCCTATTTAATGTATCGTCCAGATAAGAATTTGACAGAAGTTGCAGAAAAGAGATTGGAAGCCATAAAAGGGTTTACAGATTTGGGGTCTGGTTTTAAAATTGCCATGCAAGATTTATCTATTCGAGGTGCTGGCAATATCTTAGGAGCTGCGCAAAGTGGATTTATTGATTCAGTTGGATATGAACTGTATTCTCAATTATTAGAAAATGCTATTTTGGAGAAGCAAGGAAAACAAGCTAGACGGGAAAAAAGCAATACAGAACTCAATCTATCGATTGATGCTTATTTGCCAAGTGACTATATTACAGACCAGCGTCAAAAAATTGAAATTTATAAGCGCATTAAGCAACTTGAAAATCGTGTGGATTATGAAGAATTACAGGATGAATTGATTGATCGATTTGGAGAATATCCAGATGTAGTTGCCTATCTTCTGGAAATTGGCTTATTAAAATCTTATTTCGATCAACTATTTGCTCAAAAAGTGGAAAGAAAACAAGAGCAAATTATCGTCACCTTTGAGGAAATGTCGGGTCAAATTTTCCTAATGCAAGATTATTTTGAGGCACTTTCTGCAACCAAGTTAAAAGCTCGTATTTCTGAAAATAAGGGCCGTGTAGAATTAGTCTTTTTATCAGATAAGAAGAAAGATTATCAAATTATCGAGGAACTCATGCATTTTGCTGAAAAAATGCTAGAAATTAAGGCTCGAAAAAACTCCTAA
- a CDS encoding RNA-binding S4 domain-containing protein: protein MRLDKYLKVSRIIKRRTVAKEVADKGRIKVNGILAKSSTDLKENDQIEIRFGNKLLVVKVLEMKDSTKKEDALKMYEIISEARIEADEKIEYSPN from the coding sequence ATGAGATTAGATAAGTATTTAAAAGTTTCTCGTATTATCAAACGCCGTACAGTGGCAAAAGAAGTAGCGGATAAGGGAAGAATAAAAGTCAATGGTATTTTGGCGAAATCATCGACTGACTTAAAAGAAAATGACCAGATTGAAATCCGTTTTGGTAATAAATTGCTAGTGGTCAAGGTGCTTGAAATGAAAGATAGCACCAAGAAAGAAGATGCGCTGAAGATGTATGAAATCATCAGCGAAGCAAGGATTGAGGCAGATGAAAAAATCGAATATTCTCCAAATTAA
- a CDS encoding FtsB family cell division protein codes for MKKSNILQINNHYIQEELQKSQRYRQEKKQKNRFMGSILILVVFLFVLPTYNLVTSYQTLQKREEQLSELENRYEELEAQQKMESSLVKKLEDEEYVAKYIRAKIQYSKDGEFIYNIPGLLPR; via the coding sequence ATGAAAAAATCGAATATTCTCCAAATTAATAATCACTATATTCAGGAAGAATTACAAAAAAGTCAGCGTTATCGGCAAGAAAAAAAGCAAAAGAATCGATTTATGGGGTCTATTCTGATTTTGGTTGTTTTTCTCTTTGTTTTACCAACCTATAATCTGGTTACGAGTTATCAGACACTGCAAAAACGAGAGGAGCAGTTATCTGAGTTAGAAAATCGTTATGAAGAATTAGAAGCGCAACAAAAAATGGAATCTTCATTGGTAAAAAAATTAGAAGATGAGGAGTATGTTGCAAAATATATTCGAGCAAAAATTCAATATTCAAAGGATGGGGAATTTATCTATAATATTCCAGGGTTATTACCACGATGA
- a CDS encoding SP_0009 family protein, giving the protein MTETIVDIVEKFLAYSDEKLEELAEKNQTLKLEKKETKQ; this is encoded by the coding sequence ATGACAGAAACGATTGTAGACATTGTTGAAAAATTTTTGGCCTACTCTGATGAAAAATTAGAAGAATTAGCTGAGAAAAATCAAACCTTAAAATTAGAAAAGAAAGAAACAAAACAATAG
- a CDS encoding serine hydrolase: MKKQLLWLISPVLFAATSVGSTEIPFELSNQMNYQLNYKEYSTDFQTVPTNPNVYEEVDSYLDKELTIPFKKIKPNQSFSIIDVVVNDQNQLVFQLKDKSYVVADQTSIYDDIVLHRTVLSEKVWLKKNFTVYSSPIANQAKKLTLYLKPYQEVTVSEIAETHLGFFAKIHSKGWVNINDVSETDNRIEAVQDLLTSKYSSKNIAVYVKKLSTGETAGVNQDTMMYAASVTKLPTLYYAQVKLDEGKINLTDTVKYVKETEDFNGAYDPEGSGSIVKTPDNQQYRMDDLLNRTAKESDNVASNLLGYYAADKFDKRFYRETTRIVGQKWDMVSRMATAEMAGLMMEAIYRQNGYVLESLSATNFDDQRIARDINVKVAHKIGDAYDFKHDVAVVYAGEPFILSIFTDQLSYDVISQIANDVYGILK; the protein is encoded by the coding sequence ATGAAAAAACAGTTATTATGGCTCATTAGTCCAGTTTTATTTGCAGCTACATCAGTTGGAAGTACCGAAATTCCATTTGAATTATCAAATCAGATGAACTATCAGTTGAATTATAAAGAGTATAGTACCGATTTTCAAACTGTTCCAACCAATCCAAATGTATACGAAGAAGTTGACAGTTACCTTGACAAAGAGTTGACAATTCCTTTCAAAAAAATTAAGCCAAACCAATCTTTTTCAATTATAGATGTTGTCGTCAATGATCAAAATCAATTGGTCTTTCAATTGAAAGATAAGAGTTATGTAGTTGCTGATCAGACAAGTATCTATGATGATATTGTCTTACATCGTACGGTTCTTTCAGAAAAAGTCTGGCTCAAGAAAAATTTTACTGTTTATTCCAGTCCTATTGCTAACCAAGCTAAAAAACTAACTCTTTATTTAAAACCTTATCAAGAAGTAACTGTGTCAGAAATTGCTGAAACTCATTTGGGGTTCTTTGCCAAGATTCATTCTAAAGGCTGGGTTAACATCAATGATGTATCTGAAACAGACAATCGTATAGAGGCTGTTCAAGATTTGTTGACAAGTAAATATTCTTCTAAAAATATAGCTGTCTATGTCAAAAAGTTGTCAACAGGAGAGACAGCAGGTGTCAATCAGGATACAATGATGTATGCTGCGAGTGTGACGAAACTTCCTACTCTTTACTATGCTCAAGTAAAACTAGATGAAGGAAAAATAAACTTGACAGATACTGTAAAGTATGTAAAAGAAACAGAAGATTTTAACGGTGCCTATGACCCAGAAGGAAGCGGGTCAATTGTTAAAACACCAGATAATCAGCAGTATCGGATGGATGATTTGCTTAATCGAACTGCAAAAGAATCAGATAATGTAGCGAGTAACTTACTTGGTTATTATGCAGCAGATAAATTTGACAAACGCTTTTATCGTGAAACAACTAGAATTGTTGGGCAAAAATGGGATATGGTGTCACGAATGGCTACAGCTGAAATGGCAGGACTAATGATGGAGGCCATTTACCGTCAGAATGGCTATGTACTTGAAAGCTTGTCTGCTACTAATTTTGATGACCAACGGATTGCACGTGATATAAATGTTAAGGTCGCTCATAAAATTGGGGATGCCTATGATTTTAAGCATGATGTAGCTGTTGTCTATGCAGGAGAGCCCTTTATTCTGTCTATTTTTACGGATCAATTAAGTTATGATGTTATTTCACAGATTGCAAATGATGTATATGGAATTTTAAAATAA
- the tilS gene encoding tRNA lysidine(34) synthetase TilS → MEEKFLKVTQKGHFFDKHESVLIAVSGGKDSMNLAHLLYKYQAVLGIRIGIAHVNHQQRPESIAEEVFVKNWAEKRGLPFYISYFEGKFSEEVARKMRYDFFATIMRDYQYTALVTAHHAGDQAETIFMRLIRGSRLMHMSGIKSVQPFATGELIRPLLSFKKEELLEVEHMEDRSNSSPIYLRNRVRNDYLPMLEKENPQLSHALLNLGRESEILYRAITELTWSTDITDMAVFQSQSQAVRYILLQQYVEQFPDLQLTREQFEQLLTILETKSNYHHHLKGDYYLIKDYQHFAITKIQPETDRQPEQYMIESEGIFQYGSFIFSLNVPLEQATQILYLQADKPIILRRRRAGDKMLLNSFHKKIRRYFIDEKVPKKVRDEAVLVEQDGKIYGIANMAISDLSKSLKNDIIKATLYIKMKE, encoded by the coding sequence ATGGAAGAAAAATTTTTAAAAGTGACGCAAAAAGGTCACTTTTTTGATAAACATGAGTCTGTTCTCATTGCTGTTTCAGGCGGAAAAGATTCGATGAATCTCGCACATCTTCTTTACAAATACCAAGCAGTTCTCGGCATACGAATTGGAATTGCCCATGTCAATCATCAACAACGACCCGAATCCATTGCAGAAGAAGTTTTTGTGAAAAATTGGGCAGAGAAGAGAGGACTTCCCTTTTATATTTCTTATTTTGAAGGAAAATTTTCTGAAGAAGTAGCTCGTAAAATGCGATATGATTTTTTTGCCACTATCATGAGAGATTATCAGTATACAGCTTTGGTAACAGCTCATCATGCTGGTGACCAAGCAGAAACGATTTTTATGCGCTTGATTCGGGGTAGTCGTTTGATGCATATGTCTGGGATAAAATCGGTTCAACCATTTGCGACAGGAGAATTGATTCGTCCCTTGCTATCTTTCAAGAAAGAAGAATTGTTGGAAGTGGAACATATGGAAGATAGGAGTAACAGTTCTCCTATTTATCTGCGAAACCGTGTTCGTAATGATTATCTTCCGATGTTGGAAAAAGAAAACCCCCAGCTTTCCCATGCCTTACTAAATCTGGGAAGAGAATCGGAAATACTATATCGAGCTATCACAGAATTAACCTGGTCTACTGATATCACTGATATGGCAGTATTTCAATCACAATCGCAAGCTGTACGTTATATCTTACTACAGCAATATGTGGAACAATTTCCAGACCTCCAATTGACACGAGAACAATTTGAACAACTACTGACAATTCTTGAAACAAAGTCCAACTATCATCATCATTTAAAAGGCGATTATTACCTGATAAAAGATTATCAACATTTTGCTATTACAAAAATACAACCTGAGACGGATAGGCAACCAGAACAATACATGATAGAATCAGAAGGTATTTTTCAATATGGATCGTTCATTTTTTCATTAAATGTGCCACTAGAGCAAGCAACACAGATTCTGTATCTTCAAGCGGATAAGCCTATTATTTTACGAAGAAGAAGAGCAGGAGATAAAATGTTACTTAACTCCTTTCATAAAAAGATTCGTCGTTATTTTATTGATGAAAAAGTACCAAAAAAAGTACGAGATGAAGCTGTTTTGGTTGAACAAGATGGAAAAATCTATGGAATTGCCAATATGGCTATCAGTGATTTGAGTAAATCATTAAAAAATGATATAATCAAAGCTACATTATATATAAAAATGAAAGAGTGA
- the hpt gene encoding hypoxanthine phosphoribosyltransferase translates to MLEKDIKKILISEEEIVAKSKELGKILTEEYAGKNPLLVGILKGSIPFMAELVKHIDTHIEMDFMVVSSYHGGTESSGTVKIIKDLDTNVAGRDVLFIEDIIDTGRTLKELKELFALRQAASIKIVTLLDKPEGRVVEIEPDYTCFTIPNEFVVGFGLDYNENYRNIPYVGVLKEEVYSK, encoded by the coding sequence ATGTTGGAAAAAGATATCAAAAAGATCCTTATTTCAGAAGAAGAAATTGTTGCTAAAAGCAAGGAATTAGGAAAGATTTTAACAGAAGAATATGCTGGAAAAAATCCTTTATTGGTTGGTATTTTGAAAGGTTCTATTCCTTTTATGGCAGAACTTGTGAAACATATTGACACTCATATTGAAATGGACTTCATGGTTGTATCTAGTTACCATGGAGGTACTGAGAGCAGTGGTACTGTCAAAATCATTAAGGATTTAGATACAAATGTTGCAGGTCGTGATGTTTTGTTCATTGAAGATATTATTGATACAGGACGCACACTGAAGGAATTGAAGGAATTGTTTGCTTTGCGCCAAGCAGCTTCTATTAAAATTGTGACATTACTTGATAAACCAGAAGGTCGCGTAGTTGAAATTGAACCAGACTATACTTGCTTTACAATTCCAAATGAATTTGTTGTAGGATTTGGTCTAGATTATAATGAAAACTACCGCAATATTCCTTATGTAGGAGTCTTAAAAGAGGAAGTTTACTCAAAATAG